Proteins encoded within one genomic window of Glycine soja cultivar W05 chromosome 1, ASM419377v2, whole genome shotgun sequence:
- the LOC114389746 gene encoding uncharacterized protein LOC114389746: MKDILTKKRKYIDSESIVVVGNCSAVIQRKLTEKFKDPESVTIPCTIGNELVGKALIDLGASINLMPLPMCRRIGNLKIDLTKMTLQLADRSITRPYRVVEDVLVKIHHFTFSVDFVIMDIEEDA, from the coding sequence ATGAAGGACATCCTCACCAAGAAGAGGAAGTACATTGACAGTGAAAGCATTGTAGTGGTAGGCAACTGTAGTGCAGTGATACAGAGGAAGCTGACCGAGAAATTCAAAGACCCCGAGAGCGTGACAATCCCTTGCACCATAGGGAATGAGTTAGTAGGGAAGGCTCTCATTGACTTAGGAGCAAGCATCAACTTGATGCCCCTGCCAATGTGTAGGAGAATTGGAAACCTGAAGATAGACCTTACCAAGATGACGCTCCAGCTAGCAGATCGATCAATCACCAGACCATACAGGGTAGTGGAAGATGTCTTGGTCAAAATCCATCATTTTACCTTTTCGGTAGATTTTGTAATCATGGACATAGAAGAAGATGCATAA